A stretch of Lutra lutra chromosome 9, mLutLut1.2, whole genome shotgun sequence DNA encodes these proteins:
- the C9H20orf202 gene encoding uncharacterized protein C20orf202 homolog yields MKTQEPTASLGQTLEWLRKELAEMQVQDQRLLLTLRHLHSVLEELRTESVHWEDSRSSGGTSPVRARAGSETRGRPPISTKRLAQLLQGADSRRSSLP; encoded by the exons ATGAAAACACAAGAGCCAACCGCAAGTCTTGGGCAGACCTTGGAGTGGCTGAGAAAGGAGCTG GCAGAGATGCAAGTTCAAGACCAGAGACTCCTGCTCACACTGAGGCATCTTCACAGTGTCCTGGAGGAGCTGCGCACTGAGAGTGTCCACTGGGAGGACTCCAGGTCCAGTGGAGGGACGTCCCCCGTCAGAGCTCGAGCAGGCTCTGAAACCAGGGGCCGTCCTCCCATCTCTACCAAGAGGCTCGCCCAGCTCCTCCAAGGGGCGGACAGCAGACGAAGCTCCCTCCCTTAA